In Anopheles gambiae chromosome 2, idAnoGambNW_F1_1, whole genome shotgun sequence, a single window of DNA contains:
- the LOC3290402 gene encoding cytochrome c oxidase subunit 7C, mitochondrial isoform X1 translates to MTHCCSCNPTVHCTDRSWPFDNRQNHTVTFCCQIRNPAKMFARAANVTRTGMTNLVRYSHSHGGIPGENLPFSLTNRYKLTAMFIVFFGSGLGAPFFILRHQLLKK, encoded by the exons atgACCCATTGCTGCTCGTGCAATCCCACAGTACACTGCACCGATCGAAGCTGGCCATTTGACAACCGCCAAAATCACACTGTCACTTTCTGCTGTCAGATCAG AAATCCAGCCAAGATGTTCGCCCGCGCCGCTAACGTTACCCGCACCGGAATGACCAATCTGGTCCGGTACTCCCATTCGCACGGTGGAATCCCTGGCGAG AACCTGCCGTTCAGCCTCACCAACCGGTACAAGCTGACTGCGATGTTCATCGTGTTCTTCGGTTCCGGACTGGGCGCTCCCTTCTTCATCCTCAGACATCAGCTGTTGAAGAAGTAA
- the LOC3290402 gene encoding cytochrome c oxidase subunit 7C, mitochondrial isoform X2 — MFARAANVTRTGMTNLVRYSHSHGGIPGENLPFSLTNRYKLTAMFIVFFGSGLGAPFFILRHQLLKK; from the exons ATGTTCGCCCGCGCCGCTAACGTTACCCGCACCGGAATGACCAATCTGGTCCGGTACTCCCATTCGCACGGTGGAATCCCTGGCGAG AACCTGCCGTTCAGCCTCACCAACCGGTACAAGCTGACTGCGATGTTCATCGTGTTCTTCGGTTCCGGACTGGGCGCTCCCTTCTTCATCCTCAGACATCAGCTGTTGAAGAAGTAA
- the LOC1269607 gene encoding angiotensin-converting enzyme — protein MLTVRCATGSVDVWRVYTARRWGIGIAMARNNGQKCTSNVVLYLLPILTVLPSVVTQSRLENATDAKAWFERMNAELHALNREAAQYGWDLSTQHQSRVEFTLESLVQLAQRKSAWLQEACDEGALYRQQGWPYDRAYYLLCRGPRNTPEELSEMAQLFSYIQRIYTESEVCIPANCGQRGRPSATVLWANTFVQYPGLSVGHLDLSFVAPESSQELISAMAPTKLPKQLECFSGEPDLERLMLSDGMHRVCSGRLPAETVLRWAWESWRMAVGPPMRQPYGRLIELMNAGCMRGANHRDVGECWREELEIPELRLQVDRLWHEVKPFYEKLHAVVRHFVREKHPAEAASIDADGLIPAHLLGGMWSHSWTQYGRDIIPHPVDLDAAFGKANWTSMDLVRRAEDLYASLGLARMTDEFWKHSLIGKGVDGGKCHGTAANMYADGASDYRMIVCPRSEAAAQDFYVTVHEMGHIVYYMEAAKQPTIFSDGTTAAFQEALGDAIYLGAITPQHLVRLGLLDSKHMAPEKELAFGGADATLNSFDYAFLLRMALGKLPTIPFEYLMDQYRWDIFDGSVDYGQDANSYFWFLLERQQGIRPPSSVAARVPLFDPAAVYHLSDNTPFVRYFLASFLSYQLYEGLCRSALFGTVTNPANEIPMPLHRCDLYGSKKAGKLLRKALALGSSVHWTDVLEKLTGEVDISAKSLLRYYQPLSEFLDRFIARHRLTVGWEH, from the exons ATGCTCACCGTTCGTTGCGCCACGGGTTCAGTCGATGTTTGGCGCGTGTACACGGCGCGTCGGTGGGGCATTGGCATCGCGATGGCGCGTAACAACGGACAAAAGTGCACCTCAAACGTGGTCCTGTACTTGTTGCCGATTTTAACCGTTCTACCATCCGTTGTCACCCAGTCACGCCTGGAAAATG CAACGGATGCGAAAGCGTGGTTTGAGCGCATGAACGCGGAATTACACGCACTCAACCGTGAGGCCGCCCAGTACGGATGGGATTTAAG CACACAGCATCAATCCCGTGTGGAGTTCACGCTCGAGAGCTTGGTTCAATTAGCTCAGCGGAAGTCCGCCTGGCTGCAGGAAGCGTGCGACGAGGGCGCCCTCTACCGCCAGCAGGGATGGCCGTACGATCGCGCCTACTACTTGCTGTGCCGTGGACCACGCAATACCCCCGAGGAGCTAAG CGAAATGGCGCAGCTGTTTTCGTACATTCAGCGCATCTACACCGAGTCGGAAGTGTGTATTCCAGCGAACTGTGGACAACGTGGAAGACCTTCTGCAACCGTTCTGTGGGCCAATACGTTCGTCCAATATCCGGGTCTTAGTGTGGGACATTTGGATCTATCCTTCGTCGCTCCAGAGTCGTCGCAGGAACTCATTTCCGCCATGGCGCCAACGAAGTTACCCAAACAACTGGAATGCTTCTCCGGTGAGCCCGATCTGGAGCGTTTGATGCTATCAGACGGAATGCATCGTGTGTGTTCGGGTCGACTTCCTGCCGAAACTGTGCTTCGATGGGCCTGGGAATCGTGGCGTATGGCTGTGGGGCCTCCGATGCGACAACCGTACGGACGGTTGATCGAGCTCATGAATGCTGGGTGTATGCGCGGTGCGAACCATCGCGATGTCGGGGAATGTTGGCGCGAGGAGCTAGAGATTCCCGAGCTACGGCTTCAGGTCGATCGTCTCTGGCACGAGGTGAAACCATTCTACGAGAAGCTACACGCCGTCGTACGTCACTTTGTGCGTGAAAAGCATCCGGCCGAGGCGGCCTCCATCGATGCTGATGGTCTCATTCCGGCCCATCTGCTCGGGGGTATGTGGAGTCACAGCTGGACGCAGTACGGACGTGACATTATCCCCCATCCGGTCGATCTTGATGCAGCGTTCGGCAAAGCGAACTGGACGTCGATGGATCTTGTACGGCGGGCGGAAGATTTGTACGCCTCGCTCGGGCTAGCGCGCATGACGGACGAATTCTGGAAGCACAGCCTCATCGGCAAGGGTGTCGATGGTGGCAAGTGTCACGGAACGGCAGCCAACATGTACGCCGACGGTGCGTCCGACTACCGCATGATCGTGTGTCCACGATCGGAGGCAGCAGCGCAAGACTTTTACGTCACCGTGCACGAGATGGGCCACATCGTGTACTACATGGAAGCGGCCAAACAGCCGACCATCTTCAGCGATGGTACGACGGCCGCTTTTCAGGAAGCGCTCGGTGATGCCATCTACTTAGGGGCCATAACGCCGCAACATCTCGTCCGTCTCGGTTTGCTCGACTCCAAACACATGGCACCGGAGAAGGAGCTGGCGTTTGGTGGTGCAGATGCCACGCTAAACTCATTCGACTATGCATTCCTGCTGCGCATGGCGCTGGGGAAACTGCCAACCATTCCCTTCGAGTATCTGATGGACCAGTACCGGTGGGACATTTTCGATGGCAGCGTCGACTACGGCCAGGATGCGAACAGTTACTTCTGGTTTCTGCTCGAACGACAGCAAGGCATTCGTCCACCGTCGTCCGTCGCTGCGCGGGTGCCACTGTTCGATCCGGCCGCTGTTTACCACCTCTCCGACAATACACCCTTTGTGCGCTACTTTCTGGCCAGCTTTTTAAGCTACCAGCTGTATGAGGGACTCTGTCGGAGTGCCCTCTTCGGCACGGTCACTAATCCGGCTAACGAAATTCCAATGCCACTACACCGCTGTGACCTGTACGGTTCGAAGAAAGCGGGCAAGCTGCTACGGAAGGCGCTAGCCCTCGGGTCCTCCGTACATTGGACCGATGTGCTGGAGAAGCTAACCGGCGAGGTGGACATATCGGCCAAAAGTTTGCTCCGGTACTATCAACCTTTGAGCGAGTTTTTGGACCGATTCATCGCCCGCCATCGGCTCACTGTGGGCTGGGAACACTAA